A window of the Anoplolepis gracilipes chromosome 11, ASM4749672v1, whole genome shotgun sequence genome harbors these coding sequences:
- the LOC140670900 gene encoding proteasome adapter and scaffold protein ECM29: MAATDELTLLERVFLRLGSAETDEQLQASVCKFLPPVLLKLSSGQEGVRKKVMELLIHINKRIKSRPQVQLPVEALLLQYQDPAASSFVINFTIIYIKLGYPRMEMHKQAELVPSVLNAIEGKPLSHQDSLMLIIMPALGHINIPTDIDKRASLLGLQDKPYVSKQLVNFMLDILLLPYGSVGQAENQQSGQTIDLSQFTVPPGLSDYAFKRVIGENPPTAEQLEQIKLGIVKFLAGGFFQDADILIHLIVAAADTRFSIANMADLELKKIVGTLDWSSMQLATPLYTLFLGTDALATQKEVKPEMKRHPASTRIRLKLLQYLCRVTKAGFIIPPCIQVVFDSLYGKNTNAKLKSLALQFTSNIVQHCSLVPLARVAGVILNGMIKLISEGDDGHKSMAYTVIGQLGQRIPSLINKDLSLLHNLFDTLVSTDGELRRTVRDALICVTSAFILNKEDESSIALMNALLSVHIESPESSVRFVAMHYAATVFPPDDAPSRYLLLLACGDNKHEISTEAMKALYGVVHKNEDDQQINNKILLPEFVKLVSYVHSKMQPRMPSNSGKNTDKQVLPYSITTFSEIITYCRVCLARSANIPARNEPLQHPTEHTPLIGRYLEKLYKDQPEILNQYLNMILLLSHSSADQISLNALLEVLGSVPHYIVKSYEKELPWLRSLLTSTKQDVRQLAAKIHAAITGYFPKNEFEKHVSNIMDIMNKKNLEAQHGALMALTYMMERNLMQQRNENKDLCNWATYNDIVKAICTYLRDNTTLLMDAAVQAIGVLGRTHSLPLPVEGKNDDPNKKAIVETIFSVLSNAKLTTKMKEKAALSLGYLCVGECFPHTTEIANKIIATVKETKDIEVHLILGEALVCCVQAQASPEARDAWTTLPSEHVVPYSKESDELLIHVLGELLNIYQVPHPNLRQAVCVWLFALLKHNIQRECVKERLSTLHRAFIDFLSDDSDIVQDVASKGLSLVHINSKQEERDALVTSILDQFAQGRRTVQQVTADTKLFEEGQLGKSPSGGNLSTYREICSLATELQKPELVYYFMHLANHNAIWTSKKGAAFGFAAIASIAKDELNKYLPSIIPRLYRYQFDPTPKIQQSMTSIWRAVVPSTSKAIEQYHKEILTDVTDNLTNNEWRVRISCCNALADLLRTANVQFNFAECGPELWTKLFRVMDDIHEGTRLAATNTAKILSKVCIRHCDFSHGNAGKEVIQAILPVLLDIGITHTVNTVRAISLQTVSQLVSTAGVLLKPSLVNLIPSLLETIGESENPKLSYLSNVCGGTTETQEAIDNLRANVAKGHYASDTITKCIQYIDADVLKDLMPKVIDLIKCSVGFGTKIACSHFVILLSTHLKLELQPYSAKILSALLNGLTDRNAAVRKNNAVTIGHIVGSAKDSSLDKLFNTLNTWYLEREDDAIRLAIGQTLQSINNYNQEKLKNYQKIVIPLAFFAMHAEKVPGNESTIELWTDFWNEITPGTEAGIMHNLQAITDILNTTLKSASWTTKVQAANAVHTVALKSGHNIDIEARNTLLKILTEGLRGRTWDGKERLLNALAMLACNSKEALNVDTALLDTIVSTLHRESKKENVEYRRSALQAFAMVLHELDIDRFTEIYEIVQEILIKVSDKNNDDEEDTAEESRKKKENNIKLQETVYEVLGKAWPSTKETQDKYCIEFVTHCQKVLPNSTRSVQVTILTALNLFVDRLVILKINKTELSSKDKKLLDEISDNFNKILSYCINISKFTRIRKEALNIVLSLGRKMSETNNDEQLDKLTRVLKELLPDLTKDNQPEIRTRVVDIKEMLKI; the protein is encoded by the exons ATGGCAGCTACGGACGAGCTGA CTTTGCTTGAGCGGGTATTTCTTCGCTTGGGTTCCGCAGAAACAGATGAGCAGTTACAGGCATCGGTCTGTAAATTTTTGCCTCCTGTGTTGCTCAAATTATCTAGCGGACAGGAAGGCGTTAGGAAAAAGGTGATGGAATTGTTGATTCATATAAACAAGAGAATAAAGAGCAGGCCTCAAGTACAGCTACCTGTTGAAGCATTACTCCTGCAATACCAAGATCCAGCTGCTAGTTCATTTGTGATT aactttacgataatatatataaaattaggcTATCCTAGAATGGAAATGCACAAGCAAGCAGAATTAGTTCCAAGTGTATTAAATGCTATCGAAGGAAAACCATTATCTCATCAAGATAG TTTAATGCTGATTATAATGCCAGCATTGGGACACATTAATATACCAACGGATATTGATAAACGAGCATCCCTTTTAGGTTTACAAGATAAACCTTATGTATCCAAGCaacttgtaaattttatgcTTGATATATTATTGCTACCATATGG GTCTGTGGGACAAGCGGAAAATCAACAGTCGGGTCAAACTATCGATTTGTCTCAGTTTACTGTGCCGCCAGGTTTAAGTGATTATGCGTTCAAACGAGTGATAGGTGAAAACCCGCCAACGGCGGAACAGCTCGAACAGATAAAACTGGGCATTGTTAAATTTCTTGCTGGTGGATTTTTCCAAGATGCAGATATTCTGATACACTTGATTGTAGCGGCAGCAGATACTAGATTCAGCATCGCAAATATGGCAGATTTAGAATTGAAAAAGATTGTTGG CACATTGGATTGGTCTTCGATGCAGTTAGCAACTCCactttatacattatttttgggTACTGATGCATTAGCCACGCAAAAGGAAGTAAAACCCGAGATGAAACGGCACCCTGCGAGCACTCGAATACGTCTCAAGCTTTTACAGTATCTTTGTCGTGTAACTAAGGCGGGTTTTATTATACCACCATGTATACag GTTGTTTTTGATTCTCTTTatggaaaaaatacaaatgcaAAGTTGAAATCATTGGCATTACAATTTACATCAAATATCGTCCAACA ctGCAGTCTTGTACCATTAGCTCGCGTTGCTGGAGTAATTTTGAATggtatgataaaattaatctctGAGGGCGATGATGGACATAAATCAATGGCATACACAGTTATTGGACAACTTGGTCAAAGAATACCATCTTTAATAAACAAAGATTTGAGTTTGCTACACAATTTGTTCGACACGCTTGTATCT ACGGACGGTGAGTTACGGCGGACAGTAAGGGACGCTTTGATTTGCGTAACATCTGCGTTTATACTGAACAAAGAGGATGAAAGCAGTATAGCTCTAATGAACGCTCTATTATCGGTTCATATTGAATCGCCAGAATCCAGCGTAAG ATTTGTGGCAATGCATTATGCCGCGACCGTGTTTCCGCCTGATGACGCTCCGTCTCGGTACCTCTTGTTGTTAGCCTGTGGTGATAATAAACACGAGATAAGTACAGAGGCTATGAAAGCGCTCTATGGTGTTGTGCATAAAAATGAAGACGATCAACAAATTaacaacaaaatattgttGCCTGAATTTGTGAAATTAGTAAGCTACGTTCACTCAAAAATGCAACCGAGAATGCCCTCAAATAGTGGCAAAAATACAGACAAGCAAGTTCTCCCATACAGTATTACCACATTTTCTGAA attattacTTACTGTCGCGTTTGCCTCGCCAGAAGTGCTAATATTCCCGCGCGAAATGAACCACTGCAACATCCTACCGAACATACTCCACTGATTGGACGTTACTTGGAGAAATTGTACAAGGATCAACCAGAAATATTGAATCAGTATCTCAATATGATTTTGCTCCTAAGTCATTCTTCTGCAG atcAAATTTCCCTAAATGCATTATTGGAAGTACTTGGGTCTGTTCCgcattatatagtaaaatccTATGAAAAAGAGTTGCCATGGCTGCGTTCTTTGCTCACTTCCACTAAGCAAGATGTACGACAACTAGCCGCAAAGATACACGCTGCAATCACCGGCTATTTTCCAAAGAATGAATTCGAAAAGCATGTTTCAAATATCATggatattatgaataaaaaaaatttggaagCACAACATGGGGCATTAATGGCACTGACTTATATGATGGagagaaatttaatgcaacagcgaaatgaaaataaagatttgtgCAATTGGGCGACTTATAACGATATTGTAAAAGCAATAT GTACATATCTACGCGATAACACGACATTATTAATGGATGCTGCTGTCCAAGCCATTGGCGTCTTGGGAAGAACACATTCTTTACCTTTGCCAGTAGAAGGGAAAAATGATGATCCGAACAAAAAGGCGATAGTAGAAACGATCTTCTCTGTATTATCCAATGCCAAGCTGACTACTAAG ATGAAAGAGAAGGCTGCCCTTTCATTAGGATACTTATGTGTCGGTGAATGTTTCCCGCATACTACGGAGATTGCTAACAAAATTATAGCAACAGTCAAAGag ACGAAAGATATCGAAGTCCATTTAATTCTGGGGGAAGCTTTGGTTTGTTGCGTTCAAGCACAAGCTTCACCAGAAGCAAGGGATGCCTGGACGACTTTACCCTCCGAACATGTTGTTCCCTACAGTAAAGAGAgcgatgaattattaattcacgTGTTAGGTgaattacttaatatatatcaagtgCCTCATCCAAATTTGCGACAG GCAGTATGTGTGTGGCTATTTGCACTTTTGAAACACAACATTCAACGAGAATGTGTCAAAGAACGATTGTCCACTCTTCATCGTGcatttatagattttctttCAGATGACAGTG ACATAGTGCAAGATGTTGCTTCAAAAGGCCTTAGTTTGGTACACATTAACAGCAAACAGGAAGAGCGTGATGCTTTAGTGACCAGTATACTAGATCAGTTTGCACAGGGTCGTAGGACTGTGCAACAAGTTACCGCTGATACCAAATTATTTGAGGAAGGTCAATTGGGAAAAAGTCCATCTGG cGGCAATTTGTCAACGTATCGAGAAATCTGTTCCCTCGCAACAGAATTGCAAAAGCCCGAGCTCGTCTATTATTTCATGCATTTGGCAAATCACAATGCAATATGGACATCCAAGAAGGGAGCGGCGTTTGGTTTCGCGGCGATCGCTAGTATCGCGAAAGAcgaattgaataaatatctgCCTAGTATTATACCACGATTGTACAGATATCAGTTCGATCCTACGCCCAAGATCCAGCAGAGTATGACTAGCATTTGGCGGGCCGTTGTTCCTTCAACGTCAAAGGCC ATCGAACAGTatcataaagaaatattgacTGATGTAACTGATAATCTAACCAATAACGAATGGAGAGTACGTATCAGTTGTTGTAATGCTCTCGCAGATCTTTTAAGGACGGCAAATGTCCAATTCAATTTCGCCGAATGCGGTCCGGAACTGTGGACGAAACTGTTTCGTGTGATGGACGATATTCATGAAGGCACGCGATTAGCCGCGACAAATACTGCTAAAATACTTAGTAAG GTTTGCATACGTCATTGTGATTTCTCGCATGGTAATGCTGGCAAAGAAGTTATTCAAGCAATATTGCCTGTGCTACTTGATATTGGAATTACTCATACTGTGAACACGGTGAGAGCCATTTCATTGCAAACGGTGTCTCAACTAGTATCCACGGCTGGTGTTTTATTAAAACCGTCGCTCGTTAATCTAATACCGTCATTATTGGAGACGATTGGTGAATCGGAGAACCCTAAGCTTTCGTATTTGAGCAACGTGTGCGGTGGAACTACGGAAACTCAGGAAGCTATTGATAATCTCAGAGCCAATGTTGCCAAGGGTCATTACGCGTCAGATACAATAACAAAG TGCATCCAATATATCGATGCAGATGTGCTGAAGGATTTAATGCCAAAAGTAATAGACTTAATCAAATGCAGTGTAGGATTTGGAACAAAAATTGCTTGTTCGCATTTCGTAATTCTTCTCAGCACTCATCTAAAATTGGAACTACAACCATATAGCg CTAAAATTCTCTCTGCCTTACTTAATGGTTTAACTGATCGTAACGCTGCTGtgagaaaaaataatgcagTTACCATTGGCCATATAGTTGGCTCAGCTAAAGATTCTAGTCtggataaattatttaatactctAAATACATGGTATTTGGAACGCGAAG ATGATGCAATAAGATTAGCAATTGGACAAACTTTACAATccataaacaattataatcaagagaaattaaagaattatcaaaaaatagtcATTCCTCTTGCTTTCTTTGCGATGCACGCAGAAAAGGTACCAG GGAATGAAAGCACTATTGAATTATGGACTGATTTTTGGAACGAAATAACGCCCGGGACCGAAGCGGGAATCATGCATAATTTACAAGCAATAaccgatattttaaatacaactcTCAAATCAGCGTCATGGACTACAAAAGTGCAAGCCGCAAATGCGGTCCATACTGTTGCCTTAAAGTCAGGTCATAATATCGATATAGAAGCCagaaatactttattaaagatattgacGGAAGGTCTACGTGGCAGAACGTGGGATGGAAAGGAACGTTTATTAAACGCTCTTGCAATGTTAGCGTGCAATAGCAA AGAAGCTTTAAACGTGGATACTGCACTGCTAGATACAATTGTATCCACACTACatagagaaagtaaaaaagaaaacgtcgAGTATCGTCGAAGTGCTTTGCAAGCGTTTGCTATGGTGTTACATGAACTTGACATTGATAgatttacagaaatatatgaaattgtaCAGGAAATTTTGATTAAG gtatctgataaaaataatgacgaCGAAGAAGATACTGCGGAAGAaagtagaaagaaaaaggaaaataatataaaattgcaagaaaCAGTTTATGAAGTACTCGGAAAAGCATGGCCCTCTACCAAAGAAACACAAG ATAAATATTGCATAGAATTTgtaactcattgtcagaaaGTACTGCCAAATAGTACAAGATCTGTGCAAGTCACCATTTTAACGGCGTTAAATCTCTTCGTGGATAGACttgtcatattaaaaataaataaaacggaATTATCATCAAAAGATAAGAAACTATTAGATGAAATAagtgataatttcaataaaatattatcatattgtataa ATATTTCAAAGTTCACCAGAATTAGAAAAGAAGCATTGAATATAGTTCTTTCGTTAGGAAGAAAGATGAGCGAGACAAATAATGACGAACAGCTGGACAAGTTGACGCGCGTTTTAAAAGAACTTTTGCCTGATCTAACGAAGGATAACCAACCAGAAATACGGACCAGAGTTGTTGATATTAAGGAAATGCTTAAAATTTAA